A window of the Brassica napus cultivar Da-Ae chromosome C5, Da-Ae, whole genome shotgun sequence genome harbors these coding sequences:
- the LOC106397461 gene encoding protein RESTRICTED TEV MOVEMENT 1 encodes MKLNITSIRKLKRVGRKRMEGKLMKIGPVGKHDARSTTIVNWDEGSHNGILSQIFISHNASGIMSIQFQFVVDGKFVLSDCHGPGLGNMFDVIELTYPHEFIIGISGECYKYEGSNPHIRSLKFTTNTSEYGPFGYTSSSSNEKFSFKLGRSPQLGGFHGTYDASGLQYIGFYLRPKTVQPKIDKSNAKELESKIVLG; translated from the exons ATGAAATTAAACATAACATCAATAAGAAAGCTTAAGAGAGTTGGTCGTAAAAGAATGGAAGGAAAGTTGATGAAGATAGGACCAGTAGGGAAGCATGATGCTAGAAGCACAACAATTGTTAACTGGGATGAAGGAAGTCACAATGGCATCCTCTCTCAGATCTTTATATCTCATAATGCCTCAGGAATCATGTCTATTCAGTTCCAGTTCGTGGTAGACGGAAAGTTTGTTTTATCCGACTGTCACGGTCCAGGTTTGGGCAACATGTTTGACGTT ATAGAGCTGACCTATCCGCACGAGTTCATAATTGGAATAAGTGGAGAGTGTTACAAATACGAAGGTAGCAATCCTCACATAAGATCTCTCAAATTCACTACCAACACTAGTGAATACGGTCCTTTTGGTTATACCTCCAGTTCCAGCAACGAAAAATTCTCGTTTAAACTCGGGAGATCTCCTCAGCTTGGCGGTTTCCATGGGACTTACGATGCATCCGGACTACAGTACATCGGTTTTTACCTCAGGCCTAAAACAGTTCAACCCAAAATAGATAAAAGCAATGCAAAAGAACTGGAGTCAAAGATTGTCTTgggataa
- the LOC106397463 gene encoding vesicle transport protein GOT1 — protein MAYELTEQKKVGLGLIGFGLSFSFLGVILYFDRGLLALGNLFWLIGVGLLLGWQSTWRLFTNVNNLKGTVCFVLGLFLIFVRWPIIGIILEMYGCIVLFGGFWSTVKMFLSQIPFVGWMIQYPLTVLEQLVRGSR, from the exons ATGGCGTATGAACTAACTGAGcaaaaga AAGTTGGATTAGGCCTGATTGGCTTTGGTTTATCCTTTTCGTTTCTTGGTGTCATCTTGTACTTTGACAGAGGTTTGCTCGCTCTTGGAAAC TTGTTTTGGTTGATAGGTGTTGGTCTTTTACTTGGTTGGCAGTCAACTTGGAGACTGTTCACCAACGTTAACAACTTGAAG GGCACAGTCTGTTTCGTGCTTGGACTCTTTCTTATATTTGTACGTTGGCCAATAATAGGCATTATCCTTGAGATGTATGGTTGCATCGTCCTATTCGG CGGATTTTGGTCAACGGTAAAGATGTTCCTTTCCCAGATTCCTTTTGTTGGGTGGATGATACAGTATCCTCTCACG GTTCTTGAGCAACTTGTACGAGGTTCTCGTTGA
- the LOC106400156 gene encoding diacylglycerol lipase-beta, whose product MVITLLQFLGATNLMFRVSTFVSPDGMPRHCVLGLSPDTRGWKQRLQASFLITVCFVALAQCLTGSDILQWRSFYATQDDAWKAHYQEVFDHGIREVLGVIEEDEVCSVARLLGDLVSYRASGTGHLEFLAGLALLQNNSQFPKSYENCMEAPAFHLQEAATFHKFAEAAYTGPLLDVGRNPALFLCTWVCRQGILTPWSRKWRPKLDGDNWWRGHAAAFLKFIDFPAHEKSKATYFVVVLHYLRCVVIAVRGTETAEDLITDGLGRACSLTPEDMDRLANRIRVMDSSRTHYGHSGIVEAARDLFTQIEGDPGESGSTGFLSSLIGDGGECAGYSIRILRCRFPNLYVYAYGPLPCVDQDVAEACSEFVTSIVLDNEFSSRLSYGSIRRLQVAAIKVLSQDPKADTALIFRLARRFLSASKRHRQHDVEEQTTGESIPSIVIEDQTYPILEEAEPEMRQHDEEFINPFHETAAVSTVSPVSQFMETVQTRGEDVDDEAPEMFLPGLVIHIVHEGNNMSVPIWRGWPICDVPDGYKAYVANRESFKEIMVSPSMFLDHLPWRCRHAMQKVLESRNLYCDMTSDLT is encoded by the exons ATGGTAATAACTTTACTGCAATTCCTTGGTGCAACTAACCTTATGTTCCGTGTCTCCACATTCGTTTCCCCTGATGGCATGCCAAGACATTGCGTTTTAG GGCTATCTCCAGACACACGTGGGTGGAAGCAAAGGCTGCAGGCTTCCTTCTTGATCACAGTTTGCTTTGTTGCGTTGGCTCAATGCTTGACGGGATCAGATATATTGCAATGGCGGTCTTTCTACGCAACTCAAGATGATGCATGGAAAGCTCATTACCAGGAGGTGTTTGACCATGGCATTCGTGAAGTTTT GGGTGTTATAGAGGAAGATGAAGTGTGTTCAGTTGCAAGACTGTTGGGTGATCTTGTTTCATATAGAGCATCAGGCACTGGCCATTTGGAGTTTTTGGCAG GCCTTGCTCTGTTGCAGAATAATAGCCAGTTTCCTAAATCATATGAGAACTGCATGGAAGCTCCAGCTTTTCATCTTCAGGAGGCTGCCACGTTTCATAAATTTGCTGAAGCTGCTTACACT GGGCCACTGCTTGATGTTGGGAGAAACCCTGCCTTGTTTTTATGCACATGGGTCTGTAGGCAAGGGATCTTAACACCTTGGAGCCGTAAATG GCGGCCTAAACTTGATGGTGATAATTGGTGGAGAGGTCATGCAGCTGCCTTCCTTAAGTTTATAGATTTTCCTGCTCAT GAGAAGTCTAAAGCAACATACTTCGTTGTAGTGTTACATTATCTAAGATGTGTTGTAATTGCTGTTAGAGGAACTGAGACGGCTGAAGACCTCATAACTGATGGTTTAGGTCGTGCTTGTTCGTTAACTCCTGAAGACATGGACCGCCTAGCAAA TCGCATTCGTGTTATGGATTCTTCTCGTACACACTACGGGCATTCGGGAATAGTAGAAGCTGCAAGAGATCTATTTACGCAAATAGAAGGAGACCCTGGAG AGTCAGGATCTACTGGCTTCCTGTCCTCGTTGATTGGTGATGGAGGCGAGTGTGCTGGCTACAGCATTCGCATC CTTCGTTGCAGATTCCCTAACCTGTATGTATATGCATATGGACCTCTCCCATGTGTAGATCAAGATGTGGCAGAGGCATGTTCTGAATTTGTTACAAG CATTGTACTGGATAACGAATTCTCATCACGGCTCTCGTATGGATCAATCCGCCGACTACAAGTAGCAGCAATCAAAGTACTGTCTCAAGATCCTAAAGCTGATACAGCACTCATTTTCAGACTCGCACGCCGGTTTTTGTCTGCTAGCAAACGGCATAGGCAACATGATGTTGAAGAGCAAACTACAGGAGAATCTATACCATCAATAGTAATTG AAGATCAAACTTATCCAATTTTGGAAGAAGCTGAACCAGAAATGAGGCAACATGATGAGGAATTCATTAATCCGTTCCACGAGACGGCGGCGGTCTCAACAGTTAGTCCTGTCTCTCAGTTTATGGAAACAGTCCAAACAAGAGGAGAAGATGTTGATGATGAAGCTCCGGAGATGTTCTTGCCTGGTTTAGTCATCCATATTGTACACGAAGGAAACAACATGAGCGTGCCTATATGGCGAGGGTGGCCGATATGTGATGTGCCAGATGGTTACAAAGCTTATGTTGCAAACAGAGAGAGCTTCAAAGAAATTATGGTTTCTCCATCAATGTTTCTTGATCATCTTCCTTGGAG ATGCAGACACGCAATGCAGAAGGTTTTAGAATCTCGCAATCTCTACTGCGACATGACTAGTGATCTGACATAG
- the LOC125586863 gene encoding uncharacterized protein LOC125586863, with protein sequence MRDIAKQFLRIDVRNGNHTSFWYDVWSQIGCLKEAVGDRGKIALGIVENATMADVLSNNRRRRHRESILNDIEEDINTLRIGGLRDMDDVPLWRSEEGTFGNRFSTKKTWHQLRTRQSICPWSRGIWFPESTPKYSFMIWIAIKNRLQTGDKMHAWNATIHAECTLCHEVQETCHHLFFQCTYSSKVWKSLVQGLLKDGFTADWNTIITIISGSTFPATELFLIRYSLQAAVHSIWRERNSRRHGEEPKDAITLSKLVDKTIILHLLAVKARGHAYLERSLRTWFGTREDLTPS encoded by the coding sequence ATGagagacatagcaaagcaatttcTGCGTATAGATGTCAGAAATGGGAACCATACATCCTTTTGGTATGATGTCTGGTCGCAGATTGGTTGCCTAAAGGAAGCCGTAGGTGATAGAGGTAAAATAGCGCTTGGTATTGTGGAAAATGCTACGATGGCAGATGTCCTCTCAAATAACAGGAGGCGAAGACATAGAGAGAGCATTCTAAATGATATAGAGGAAGACATAAATACATTGCGCATTGGAGGGTTAAGGGACATGGATGATGTCCCGTTATGGAGAAGCGAAGAAGGAACATTTGGAAACAGATTCTCCACTAAAAAGACATGGCATCAGCTGAGGACGAGGCAATCTATCTGTCCTTGGAGCAGAGGCATATGGTTCCCCGAGTCCACCCCGAAATACTCATTTATGATCTGGATTGCAATAAAGAACAGGTTGCAAACAGGAGATAAAATGCACGCTTGGAATGCTACCATACACGCAGAGTGTACTCTATGTCATGAAGTGCAAGAGACTTGCCATCATCTCTTTTTCCAATGTACCTACTCATCTAAGGTTTGGAAATCATTGGTACAAGGGCTTCTCAAAGATGGCTTTACCGCAGACTGGAATACCATTATCACTATAATATCTGGCTCGACCTTTCCTGCCACAGAATTGTTCCTTATCAGATACTCCCTGCAGGCAGCAGTTCACAGTATCTGGAGGGAAAGAAACTCGAGGAGACATGGTGAAGAACCAAAGGATGCCATTACTCTGAGCAAACTCGTTGATAAAACGATCATATTGCATCTGCTTGCAGTCAAGGCAAGAGGCCACGCCTACTTGGAGAGAAGTCTGCGTACTTGGTTTGGCACGAGAGAAGATCTAACACCATCGTAA
- the LOC106400641 gene encoding galactolipase DONGLE, chloroplastic, which translates to MATNIFTQSPNYSPFLIGEKIPQQKHNLGHISLSDKTSNKKLVISSSIMAPPIPSSSSLSPPSSSSMVAHLPRAPPASSLPLSRVWREIQGSNNWENLIDPLSPILQQEITRYGNLLSASYKGFDLNPSSKRYLNCKYGKKSLLKESGIYDPDGYQVTKYIYATPDININPIQNEPNRARWIGYVAVSSDDSVKRLGRRDIVVTFRGTVTNPEWMANLMSSLTPARLDPHNPRPDVKVESGFLSLYTSSESESKFGLESCREQLLSEISRLVNKYKDEDMSITLAGHSMGSSLAHLLAYDIAELGLNKRRGEKDVPVTVFSFAGPRVGNLGFKKRCEELGVKVLRITNVNDPITKLPGFLFNENFRALGGVYELPWSCSCYTHVGVELTLDFFDVQNISCVHDLDTYISLVNRPRSSKSTVAEDNFGSNFFNKTSQMMFPKGQRRALRLRNAATKAAYLIGSVSNHMMYCNIF; encoded by the coding sequence ATGGCGACCAACATATTCACTCAAAGCCCTAACTACTCTCCATTTCTCATTGGAGAAAAAATTCCTCAACAGAAACACAATCTTGGCCACATCTCTCTCTCAGACAAAACCTCTAATAAAAAGCTTGTAATCTCTTCTTCTATAATGGCCCCTCCgattccatcttcttcttcactctctcctccttcttcttcttctatggtGGCTCATCTTCCTCGAGCACCACCAGCATCATCTCTGCCGTTGTCTCGAGTATGGAGAGAGATACAAGGAAGCAATAACTGGGAAAATCTAATTGACCCTCTAAGCCCTATTCTCCAACAAGAGATCACTCGCTACGGGAACTTACTCTCCGCTTCTTACAAAGGTTTTGATCTAAACCCTAGCTCCAAACGTTACTTGAACTGCAAGTATGGCAAGAAAAGCCTGCTTAAAGAATCCGGAATCTATGACCCTGATGGCTACCAAGTCACCAAGTACATCTACGCCACGCCAGACATCAACATCAACCCTATCCAGAACGAGCCTAATCGCGCACGTTGGATAGGGTACGTAGCGGTTTCCTCTGATGACTCGGTGAAACGTTTGGGGAGGAGGGATATTGTGGTGACGTTTCGTGGGACTGTGACCAACCCTGAGTGGATGGCTAACCTAATGAGCTCCTTAACTCCAGCTAGGCTTGACCCTCATAACCCTCGTCCTGATGTCAAGGTTGAATCTGGCTTCTTGAGTTTATACACATCCAGCGAGAGTGAAAGCAAGTTCGGGCTAGAAAGCTGTCGTGAGCAGCTTCTCTCCGAGATATCGAGGCTTGTCAACAAGTACAAAGACGAGGACATGAGCATAACGCTTGCGGGGCATAGTATGGGGAGCTCTCTAGCTCACCTTCTAGCTTACGACATAGCAGAACTCGGCTTGAACAAGAGAAGAGGCGAAAAAGATGTTCCGGTAACTGTATTCTCATTCGCGGGTCCAAGGGTTGGTAACTTGGGGTTTAAGAAAAGATGTGAGGAGTTAGGAGTTAAAGTCTTGAGGATCACTAATGTAAATGATCCGATCACGAAACTCCCTGGTTTCTTGTTCAACGAGAATTTTAGGGCGTTAGGTGGAGTTTACGAGCTTCCTTGGAGCTGTTCTTGCTACACTCACGTGGGAGTTGAACTCACGCTCGATTTCTTCGACGTTCAAAACATTTCTTGTGTCCACGACCTCGACACTTACATCAGTTTAGTGAACCGTCCGAGAAGCTCAAAGTCTACGGTTGCAGAAGACAATTTTGGTAGCAACTTTTTCAACAAAACAAGTCAGATGATGTTCCCTAAAGGACAACGTCGAGCGTTGCGGTTAAGAAACGCAGCGACCAAAGCGGCGTATCTAATTGGGTCTGTATCCAATCATATGATgtattgtaatatattttag